The genomic interval GGAACTTCAAAACAACCTCGGTGGAAGTTGCTTTGAGGTCGTCACTGGATTCAGCGCCAGTGACATCGCTGCGAGTTATCGCCCTTGCCGTGCCCGGCCGTGGCTCGCCATGCCTTACCCGGCCTCACCCCAAGTGCTTTCGCACCGCAATGACCACTCTATGAATGGGCATTACGCTGACCAGCAGCCCTTGCCGCGCTCTACCCGATCGCGCCAAGCCTCGCCTCGCACTGCCTCGTGGTACTCGGTACCGGAAAGCACCCTCTGCGAAGGTGCTGACCGCTACGTTGTAGCCCTTGCCACGCCATGCCCAGCCAAACCACGCCCAGGGCTGCCCCGCAGTGCCGTGCCTCTTGATGGCTATCGCCACCGGACTACGCTCCCGAAGAAGTGCAGGCCGCTGATTACAGCCCTTGCCTCGCCTAGCCATACCCCACCGGACCATACCCCACCGGGCCATGCCTAACCGCATAGTGCTATTTGCACTGATCTGCCCTCCCTAAGAAGGGCAGACCGCTGTAAACAGCCCTTGCCTCGCCATGCCAGAGCCAGTCCTGCCTGACCCAGCCCAGCCATACCCAGCCGAACCTCAAGATGCTTTCGCACCGGACAACGCCCTCACCGAAGGCGCTCGCCGCTGCTATGCCACCAATTGTTGCTCAACCCGCCGTGCGGTAACTCGAAGCTCAACCCGCTTCTCGCCGCCGCTCCGGCGAACGCGAAGGAACTGGTCATCGCTGACTGCGCCGTGCACCGCGAGGACTGCGACCAGGATCGCGGCTGGCGAGATCATCCCGCGCCGAATCGCCTCGCCAACCAACGCTGCCCGGCGATTCACCCCAAGCTTGAACATCGC from Pseudomonas kermanshahensis carries:
- a CDS encoding response regulator transcription factor, yielding MTTAAQITSTEGWIGHLGRGLAPRELAFVLDVAAGRTDKEIGKRFAIEPGTVKKRVSNAMFKLGVNRRAALVGEAIRRGMISPAAILVAVLAVHGAVSDDQFLRVRRSGGEKRVELRVTARRVEQQLVA